From the Hylaeus volcanicus isolate JK05 chromosome 4, UHH_iyHylVolc1.0_haploid, whole genome shotgun sequence genome, one window contains:
- the LOC128875325 gene encoding uncharacterized protein LOC128875325, producing MFSFLCLSKDSDRCLKWLEACETEDLFQLPPNRLRNRVVCGDHSEIHYRVGSKLTSHAVPSCNLPAPATSIEQQKELVMEIEEEEEHQPVLTVRYQDNVGPKDNVRPKDNVGPKDNVGPKDYVGPGTSRDSDALAYNVLPGSSRGECITL from the exons ATGTTCAGCTTCCTCTGTCTGTCGAAGGACAGCGATAGATGTTTAAAATGGCTTGAAGCTTGTGAAACGGAAGATCTATTCCAACTCCCTCCCAACCGGTTGAGAAATCGAGTGGTTTGTGGGGACCACTCCGAAATTCATTATCGCGTTGGATCAAAGCTTACAAGTCATGCAGTACCAAGCTGCAACTTACCAG cACCTGCCACATCTATCGAGCAACAGAAGGAACTTGTaatggaaattgaagaagaagaagaac aTCAACCTGTGCTCACCGTTCGATACCAGGACAACGTAGGACCTAAGGACAACGTGAGACCCAAGGACAACGTGGGACCCAAGGACAACGTGGGACCTAAGGACTACGTGGGACCTGGGACCAGCAGAGACTCCGACGCACTTGCTTATAATGTGCTTCCTGGATCATCCAGAGGTGAGTGTATTAccttataa